ATTCAATGATTGTTGACCAACTACTGATCTTACGTCACCACGCCATTCTGATCACGACACACAAATATTTACAAAAAAGTCAAAAAGTAAACCCCACTGAAAATAAAATCTAGAGCAACATCCCTGGCCAGACACTAGTGAAATATTAAATCACGTGGCCAACTCTacttattagtttttttttggttctactacgaatTCGGAGCGAGTTCCGGATGGATAGGTTTAATTCTCCtcacaattgttgttgcggggttTGAACACGGGATCCTCCCTACTCAGTAACTCAGCCTCattcaccactgaaccaatgGACGATTCATTACCTATTAGTCGGTTTATTTTACTTTGTGGGTTTATTGTTAAAAAAGAACTTATCAGATTTTGCTGCAATTACAAGCCAATAATCAAGAAATCAAACGCCAGAAAAGGGGTAAAACTCAGAGAGAGATGATTCTGGTTTGCAACTGTTAAGTTTGAAACTTGTAAATTTAGGGCAAGAAATTAGAGTGGTGGATCTTAAAAATGATATTGGAAGGCATAGGACCTGAAGATTTATCAACAATCGGAGGGATCGCAACAGTTTCCCTTCTTCATTCCTTCATTCCTACTCATTGGTTACCCTTTTCCATCGTCGGCCGTGCGCAAAAATGGACTCTTTCTCGAACCCTTTTAGTCAGTAAGCTCCCTTTTCATTTCATCGTCTTCCAATTACTACTTTTTTTTAGTAATTaggtttctttattttttttgctgAATCCAGCATCCGTTGTTGTTGAATCTTCTGGGTTTGCTCTAATCTTTGTATTAATTGCTTAATTGATGGGGGTGATATAGCTGCCATTTATGATACGATGTGGTAAATATGACAAAATGTTTGTGTAACTTGTTTAATTGACATGCCATCTGATAAAGTTTGgactttttttgaattttgataggTGATAAAGTTGTATAGTTTCCCATACTTGTTTGTTTTACTTGAATTGTtcattttagttgataattgaGTACTGCGGACGATTTTTGTTGTCAGACGAATCAATGGTTTCTCGCCAGAAAAACTTATCCTCAATAGAGTAATGATTCCTCAAATAAATCTATTATAGAGCCATAGAGGGGGTAATTTGATTTTTGAGGATTATTAGTTGTTGTATTTCTAAAAGTCTGGGATCCGGTGCTTAATAGTTCTCCAAAATCCACAGTGGAGTCCGACATTGGCGAGTTCACATTTTTTTTAGTAAATGATTGATAGGATTTGGTTGGGGATTGTTTGTCTTCAGTTTTATTCATCAAATGTAATTTGTTGTAAAGATTTTTCAAGGTGCTTTGGCAACTCAAACTATTTCCCATGTGAATGATATGAAATATAAGGTTCAGAGTAACTTTCCGAGGGTAAGCATTGGAACTGAAAAGGAGCTGTTGAAGTAGAAAGAAGTTTTCCCTTCATGTCTCAATGAAGAGGAGGTCCTGGTTCAGGGAATTTAAGTGTGTAAAAGAATTTGGGTTATTGGCAGGTTAGGATTGAAAATGGATGCTCATGTTAATCTGGAGTTCAAAAATTGGTTTGTGGATTTATTTCTCCGGCTTATTAAGGATTTAAATGTTTTCTGGGGAATGTTGTATGATGTCTGTTACTATCCGGAGCTCGTGGTTGGCAGGAAATGGTGTTATTTTTAGGGTGAGAGTAGAAATCCAGAGGCGATTTTTTTAATAGCTCATAATCCGTAATTGATAACCCAACGTGACTGGACTCTACAATTTATAGACCGATATATCATGCAGAAGAAGAAAGAGAACTGCATATTCATTATCATTGTATCCTTTGCCTATTCCAGATTGTGTATTAGAAGCTTGGAAGAAGGCTGAATATACTATAAGGTTGACAAGAGCATTGCTTTGTCAATTATGAGTTTCGTGCAACTAGTGCAAGGTCTCAACTAATGTGGAATGATTAGAGTTGGAAAAGATCAGAGGTTCGTGATATTGCAGTAGAGGCCGATAATAGTGCTACTGCCTTTAGTTGTTGCTTATTATCTTTTTATGTACTTTCTTCCTGTCAAAAAAAAGAGCTTTTGTTCCCCCTTTCTATGCTATGAGACCTTAGGACGGCAGGACTTCAGTAAGTCAGTATTGACCAATGAAATTATGCATTGATGCAAAGTTCTGGGTCCTTGTGGCCAATAAATTTCTTTTTGCTAAGGTTGACAGATTTTCAATGGACACTGCTACCAAATGGCTGTGTGGAACACAGTTAGCTGCTTTGCAAATGGGGTCTTTATCCTGGACCAGGCAACCAGCATGCCATGGTACTGGACAGGCCTTTTGATGTTGGTTTCTGCATCCAACTTGACCATAATTGACTGTTGTGTTTAGGAAAATATTGGTTTTGGGGTGAAGTTAGTATAAAGAGTACTTGATTCGATATCAGGATGTAATATATGCTACACCTTCACTTATAATCTGGCATTGGAGGATATTGCTATTCACTAGAGATTTTGGTTAGATGCAAAAAAGGGAAGGCTTTTTCCTCCTTAATGGTGAACATGATTTGTTTTTATCGAATGAATCTGAAGAAGGGAAGACTGCTGGTTGCCTTCTAAATTAGAAATAATGAGTAGATATGTAGATGTGTTCGGTGTTCCTTAAACGATAAAAGGATTGGTTGGCAGAGAAGAGGTCACCATTCAACTTTCAAGTAAACCATCCTGGTCATGTTATGACCAAGTTAAGAAGTAAGAACACTAGCAGTCTACTGTAATCTCTAGATTACTTGGTTCCCTGCTTTTGAGAgcgttttccttttttggctGATATTTTTGTTTGTCTGCAAGTAGATTAATGTTCTAATCTCTTTTTGTAGAAGTACTACATAAAACACAACTTTctgccctcttttttttttggtttaaatAGAAAAGGCTTATTAAAAATACAGTACACAAAAGGCGGTGCCACACTGCCACTCATACAAAAGTAGGGCTAAGCTAAAGAAACTCATACCCTGTAGGCTGTAGCTATCATGTGACTATTTGGTATACAAACTAAGAAGCGTCCAGCCGTCCACTGCCTCCCAAACCTTACACTTGACCCCAGCTGTATAACTGTCTCAGAAAATAAAGGGAACTTAGACATTTCAAAGTTGTTGTGAGCTAGCTCAACTTCAAACAATTTACTGCCAGAAAGaagttattttttgttttttggtttgTTGACATTTTCTCCCACACTGTTTGGTGTTTGAACATTTTGCAGTTGATGAATCACTCTTTGAGCATCATCCCTCTGTAGTCTTGGTTTCAATTCGACATGTTCTATAGATCCACAAATCCTGTCCCATTTCGTAGTAGGGACTAGGATGCAGGTGGGCACAATGTTGCGGACTTTGTGCCGCATCCACTCCATTTGGAGCAGGTGTTGGTATGACTTTGGTGTGTAGTGGGCAGTTGTGAATATCAAAATTCATACATTCCATGAGGAGTGGGTAGGTGGTGAATTTGATATCATATCCGCTCACCGTATCCCGCACCGATCTGCATTCTTCGTACCCACCCATCTGCCCGCCTAACCCCCACCTTGTATCTACAAGAACACAACCATTTCATCGTTTTTTTATAAAGAAATACTGTAATACGCGGGTATAAGTGGGTAATAAGAGGGTATAGGTGGGTAGTGAATTTCTATTTGGGGGTGGAGGGTACAGATTCAAGGTTCACGATTCGCGGGTTGGCTCATTTTAGGTTCCCGAGAAGGGTTTGGAACTTTTTTTTActcttttgttttaaaaaattgttcaaacaacaacaacaaagccttagtcccaaaatgttttggggtcagctaacatgaatcgtcgtaggagatcctCATTGTCACCGATCAAATCAAAAAATTGTTCAAAagatattataattttttttattttaatactcGCACTAAAAAACagttaataaaataaagaaacaaaaaacCCCCACGTGAATTAACCTTTCACATCCGTCATAAAAGCATAAAAATTAAGAAGTCCAAGCTCACCAGTCCACCACCAAGAGTAAGGCACCAACACACGTGAAGAAAAATCGAAGAAATGAAATCCACTTGATAGCTGAACTTTAGATTTAGAGAAGACGAAAGAACAACGACAACAACAAGTGATGTTTGCAATCAACATGTATTCCCTTATCAAACAAAAGCCAGAAATATTTTTCCTTCTCGAGTTCTCTCGCCTTCCTTGCCTTTCAATCGGTAAAACTAGGGTTTGGGATTCGGCACGACAATACTAGAGATTTGGTTCCCAGCGAATTGGGTCGCCGGAGAAAGGCAATTCGTTACGAGGATATAAACATAGAAGAAAGTCGAGTGCCATCTGCTGCGTCTATAAAAGTCAATTCCGTAGGAAAATCTAGAAGCAAGCCCAGGTTTAAACCGTTTTGAGATTCGTGGGGGTACCAACGAATCTGGTAATGCTGGTTTGTACCCACTTGGACGGGTATGGATGTTGGATATATACCCCATGGGTGGTTAAGATGACGGGTTTTAGGAATTTTAATTAGGTATGTGTATAGGGGAGAGGGTAGTTGTACCTGACATGTCTGTTTTCCATCACTTAAATCTGAAGGTTGCACTGTCGGAGAGACGGAGAGGATGTTATTTTGTGAAGTGCGAAATTGCACATTAATTTTAGAGTCTACACTGGAGTCCTATTTTTGTGAATATGTCTATTGTTTTGCATATATTATCATAATATCATATGCTTCAACCACATCATCCATATCAAGCAGGCTTTAGCTTTTTAGAAGACCTTATACCTTTGACCTTATACCTTATACCTTTGATAACTCATTATACCTGACGTTTTTCTTCATGCAGCTGTATTCGGAGCATGTTTGCATGTGATATCTACTGCACTTCTCGGCATAACAGCTGTAACCATGGCCAATACCATCGCGGGGGAAGAAACTGTGCATAAGCTAGCTTCTTTGCTACTTGTGGTTCTTGGCGGAAGTTACATCATGTTATTTCTATTAGGAAGGGGAGGTCATAGTCATTCTCATCATCAGCCCATGGAGAAAATGGCTGTTGCTGGACTTGTCCTAGTGCCTGCGTTGTCACCTTGTGCAACCACACTTCCAGTGTTTCTAGCTGTCGGCAATTCATCCTCGATGATGATCCTAGCCATCATAGTGCTTTTATTCAGGTAAAATCCCTACTTTTgataaacttttgggactccacAAACTTAACAACCCAGCTAAAGAGTTGGTTTTGTACGGGCTGCTTGTTTAGGTGCTTTGCTGATAATATAGTTGCTCCAGTTGTTTCTGTCTGCTTTCCCTCTCCTCTCACCAATTTCAccccttatttattttttctattttttgtaTCACTTGCAATGGAGAGAGACTCATGACTGTAACTACAATTGATCAACTTTCACAATTTACTGATGCACTGTGCATCATTTTATATTACCATTCTTGACACTCAGATTATGCCAATATCTTCGTTGAAGAGGCATTTTGGGATTGTCAAACTGGTCAGTACTGTCTATTTCTGACGAGGTTCATATCAGTTGCACTTCAGGTCAAAAAGATGAGTACACACCTCAAAAATAATCTGGGGTTGGTTCTTAGTTTAGATCTACTTTTGACCAGATGCTAATTGGATATTGGGTTGCTATGTCGGGATTTATTTGGTTGTGGGTCAATAAATCAGTTGGAAACCCAAAATTTGAAGCCAATTTCGGCTGCTGGCACTTCAGGCCAACATTTCTAACCTGAGGTGTCATCTTAAGCTGCCATAGTCTATGCATCTAGCCTTAGTCCCTTGTATTATGGTTGCATTTATGAAATAATCTTGTAGTAAGAGACCGTAAACAATCCATCAATTTCCTGTCTTTATTCCCATCGTACCCCCCTCCATCCTgaattaattgtcacatttAACATTTTAGAATCCTAGAATGTCAAAATGAGTGTCACCTTTCCTGAAAAAATATATGGGAATAACATTATCTGGTCAAAGTTATCTGATAATGGTTGGTTATTGGGTGATGATGTTTTATGCAGTACTATCACTGTGATGACCTCTTTGGTAGCTCTCTCATATTATGGTGCAAGTCAACTGAAGTTTCACTGGGTGGAGCGATACGACAAGCTTCTTGTTGGTTCTGTTCTGTGTTTGGTAGGAATCTTAACTCTCATTTTTCATGATCATGATCATCATCACGGTCACGGTCATGGTCATGGTCATGATGGAGCCAAAGAGCAGTTGTCCAGAAAGATTCTGAATCTTTAACTTTTCTTTTGTTGTGAACTTTTGTGTATGGTTCAAAAGATTAACAAAGTATAAATTTGTTTGTATAAGAAAAATGACTAGGTGTATACGACATTGCAGATCAAAGTATCTTGTTTTCCTCTGTAGCCTGCAAGAGTGCAAGCCCTGCACTAAGCATCAGCACTTCCCTGTCTCTGTTACTTTccacttattattattagttgGAAATAAAGTCTTTTTTCATAATTTTGTTATATTTTCAGATGTTATGTTTATACACATGCCACCCGTAATCCTGATATACGGATTACCTTTGTTTTGACTTTTCACAATATTATTTTGACTTTTCAGACTATTCATTTACAAACTTGGACCAAATTTATTATTAATACGTAAagataaattttgttattgGGGTAATCTCAATCTATAGTTTCAAAATATCTAATTTTTATAATCTTTATTAATATGTAATTAaggatattgatggtcaaagttagtACAAGTGTATAAAtagtataaaaatttaaaatgatGCAACTATTATGAAATGGAGGAAGTCTAAATTAGTGTGCATTTACAACGAATCCggacattaattttattttcttctcaACGTGTTGTGGATTTGAATTACATAGAATCATAAATCATAGATATGCTGCAAAATGGAGCATAAAAGTTTGAGTAGAAAGTAAGAACTCGGAGATATTACGATTTCTAAACCGTGCACCCTCCAACATTTTCCCCTTACATGTGAAAAATGTGAGAGAGATCACAAATAAGCATAAACTTACCCTTAATAATTTGCAGATTAAtttatgaaataataaaatatgcaCCATAATCGGCGCTGAAATAAACCAAGTGAGAAATTGATTTATTTTAGCCAACTTCTAATGTGAAtccagaaaaataaaaacaatttgAATGATAAGGAATGATTTATTGGGGGTTAAttgattattatttattattattattactagatTGCAAATGTCGGCCATCTAGTTCAAAATTGTATGTATATCAGAATGATTGTAGTTGGACTCTAAGTAAGATTGTAGTTGGACTCTAAGTAAGATTATAGTTGATGATTATTTAGGTGTAACCCTCGAGCAGAGGGGCTCCTAAATGTATTCTTTTCCTTACcttataaaaagtaaaaaaatattttacatGAATAAATATAATTTTGAGTAATACTCCGTACTCTATAACATCATAAAAAGTGGAGTAACTAATGATTTGGTATACGGTATACCTGATAATTGTGATACCACGGTCGCCAATGTGTCCGAATTGGAAGCTTGAGGGTCTCTATCGCATTCTTCGTTGATAATGGTGGAACGTAACCATCAAAATCCCCGCTGGAAAAAGTCCCACTTA
This sequence is a window from Spinacia oleracea cultivar Varoflay chromosome 1, BTI_SOV_V1, whole genome shotgun sequence. Protein-coding genes within it:
- the LOC110794529 gene encoding uncharacterized protein codes for the protein MILEGIGPEDLSTIGGIATVSLLHSFIPTHWLPFSIVGRAQKWTLSRTLLVTVFGACLHVISTALLGITAVTMANTIAGEETVHKLASLLLVVLGGSYIMLFLLGRGGHSHSHHQPMEKMAVAGLVLVPALSPCATTLPVFLAVGNSSSMMILAIIVLLFSTITVMTSLVALSYYGASQLKFHWVERYDKLLVGSVLCLVGILTLIFHDHDHHHGHGHGHGHDGAKEQLSRKILNL